From Lampris incognitus isolate fLamInc1 chromosome 13, fLamInc1.hap2, whole genome shotgun sequence, one genomic window encodes:
- the LOC130122653 gene encoding spastin-like isoform X2, with protein MAGKAADGRVKNNSEIIKSQHHQAFECISVALRIDEDDKGVKEEAVRWYKKGIAELEKGIAIDITGQGQQYDRAKRLQDKMVANLSMAKERLSLLEATLASKKKSNPQNASNGLNPQPKPAPRSPSGVSNQIKPSTTVRPAPISSDGKVTPRIAKSRNGKPAASTKPQKRDMKNLKNVDSKLANLILNEIVDSGGTVSFEDIAGQDLAKQALQEIVILPALRPEAKAVARESNATFFNISAASLTSKYVGEGEKLVRALFAVARELQPSIIFIDEIDSLLCERREGEHDASRRLKTEFLIEFDGVQSDGNERLLVMGATNRPQELDEAVLRRFAKRVYVALPNEETRFKLLRNLLAKHGNPLNQKELGYLAKKTAGYSGSDLTSLAKDAALGPIRELGPEQVKSMAASEMRNIRFKDFEDSLKRIKPSVSPQTLSLYAQWNKDFGDTTAF; from the exons ATGGCGGGCAAAGCAGCCGATGGCAGGGTCAAAAACAACAGCGAAATCATTAAAAGTCAGCACCATCAGGCgtttgaatgcatctctgtggcGCTGAGGATCGATGAGGATGACAAAG GTGTGAAGGAGGAGGCTGTCCGCTGGTACAAGAAAGGCATCGCTGAGCTAGAAAAGGGCATCGCCATCGACATCACGGGACAAG GTCAGCAATATGATCGGGCAAAAAGACTTCAAGATAAGATGGTCGCGAATCTCTCCATGGCAAAAGAGAGGCTCTCACTTCTGG AGGCTACATTGGCATCTAAAAAGAAAAGCAACCCCCAGAACGCCTCAAATGGTCTTAACCCCCAGCCAAAGCCTGCTCCTAGAAGCCCGTCTGGTGTGTCTAATCAAATCAAGCCCTCCACTACTGTCAGACCTGCTCCCATATCCAGTGATGGAAAG GTTACACCACGGATTGCAAAAAGTAGAAATGGAAAACCTGCTGCTTCGACAAAGCCCCAAAAGAGGGATATGAAAAACTTGAAGAATGTGGACAGTAAACTGGCCAACTTGATTCTGAATGAAATTGTTGACAG TGGAGGAACTGTATCTTTTGAAGACATTGCTGGACAGGACCTGGCCAAGCAAGCACTTCAGGAGATTGTTATCCTTCCCGCCCTAAGACCAGAG gCCAAAGCAGTTGCGAGGGAATCAAACGCTACATTCTTCAACATAAGTGCTGCCAGTTTGACCTCTAAATAT GTAGGGGAAGGTGAGAAACTTGTCAGAGCACTGTTTGCAGTTGCTAGAGAGCTACAGCCTTCTATCATCTTCATTG ATGAGATTGACAGCCTGCTgtgtgagaggagagagggagagcatgaTGCTAGCCGTCGTTTAAAAACTGAATTCCTCATTGAGTTTGATGGG GTGCAGTCAGATGGTAATGAAAGATTACTGGTAATGGGAGCTACTAACAGGCCTCAGGAGCTTGACGAAGCAGTGCTAAG ACGTTTTGCAAAAAGGGTTTATGTGGCTTTGCCAAATGAGGAG ACCAGATTCAAGCTGCTCAGAAATCTCCTGGCGAAACACGGGAATCCACTCAACCAAAAGGAGCTTGGCTATCTAGCAAA AAAAACTGCGGGATACTCAGGAAGTGACCTCACGTCATTAGCTAAAGACGCTGCACTCGGGCCAATTAGGG AACTGGGCCCAGAACAAGTCAAGAGCATGGCTGCAAGCGAG ATGCGGAACATCCGGTTTAAGGACTTTGAGGATTCCCTAAAGCGTATTAAACCCAGCGTGAGCCCGCAGACACTTAGCCTGTACGCTCAGTGGAACAAAGACTTCGGTGACACAACCGCTTTCTGA
- the LOC130122653 gene encoding spastin-like isoform X1, whose product MAGKAADGRVKNNSEIIKSQHHQAFECISVALRIDEDDKGVKEEAVRWYKKGIAELEKGIAIDITGQGQQYDRAKRLQDKMVANLSMAKERLSLLEATLASKKKSNPQNASNGLNPQPKPAPRSPSGVSNQIKPSTTVRPAPISSDGKVTPRIAKSRNGKPAASTKPQKRDMKNLKNVDSKLANLILNEIVDSGGTVSFEDIAGQDLAKQALQEIVILPALRPELFTGLRTPARGLLLFGPPGNGKTMLAKAVARESNATFFNISAASLTSKYVGEGEKLVRALFAVARELQPSIIFIDEIDSLLCERREGEHDASRRLKTEFLIEFDGVQSDGNERLLVMGATNRPQELDEAVLRRFAKRVYVALPNEETRFKLLRNLLAKHGNPLNQKELGYLAKKTAGYSGSDLTSLAKDAALGPIRELGPEQVKSMAASEMRNIRFKDFEDSLKRIKPSVSPQTLSLYAQWNKDFGDTTAF is encoded by the exons ATGGCGGGCAAAGCAGCCGATGGCAGGGTCAAAAACAACAGCGAAATCATTAAAAGTCAGCACCATCAGGCgtttgaatgcatctctgtggcGCTGAGGATCGATGAGGATGACAAAG GTGTGAAGGAGGAGGCTGTCCGCTGGTACAAGAAAGGCATCGCTGAGCTAGAAAAGGGCATCGCCATCGACATCACGGGACAAG GTCAGCAATATGATCGGGCAAAAAGACTTCAAGATAAGATGGTCGCGAATCTCTCCATGGCAAAAGAGAGGCTCTCACTTCTGG AGGCTACATTGGCATCTAAAAAGAAAAGCAACCCCCAGAACGCCTCAAATGGTCTTAACCCCCAGCCAAAGCCTGCTCCTAGAAGCCCGTCTGGTGTGTCTAATCAAATCAAGCCCTCCACTACTGTCAGACCTGCTCCCATATCCAGTGATGGAAAG GTTACACCACGGATTGCAAAAAGTAGAAATGGAAAACCTGCTGCTTCGACAAAGCCCCAAAAGAGGGATATGAAAAACTTGAAGAATGTGGACAGTAAACTGGCCAACTTGATTCTGAATGAAATTGTTGACAG TGGAGGAACTGTATCTTTTGAAGACATTGCTGGACAGGACCTGGCCAAGCAAGCACTTCAGGAGATTGTTATCCTTCCCGCCCTAAGACCAGAG CTTTTTACTGGCCTGAGAACTCCAGCACGGGGTTTGCTTTTATTTGGTCCTCCTGGAAATGGCAAGACCATGCTG gCCAAAGCAGTTGCGAGGGAATCAAACGCTACATTCTTCAACATAAGTGCTGCCAGTTTGACCTCTAAATAT GTAGGGGAAGGTGAGAAACTTGTCAGAGCACTGTTTGCAGTTGCTAGAGAGCTACAGCCTTCTATCATCTTCATTG ATGAGATTGACAGCCTGCTgtgtgagaggagagagggagagcatgaTGCTAGCCGTCGTTTAAAAACTGAATTCCTCATTGAGTTTGATGGG GTGCAGTCAGATGGTAATGAAAGATTACTGGTAATGGGAGCTACTAACAGGCCTCAGGAGCTTGACGAAGCAGTGCTAAG ACGTTTTGCAAAAAGGGTTTATGTGGCTTTGCCAAATGAGGAG ACCAGATTCAAGCTGCTCAGAAATCTCCTGGCGAAACACGGGAATCCACTCAACCAAAAGGAGCTTGGCTATCTAGCAAA AAAAACTGCGGGATACTCAGGAAGTGACCTCACGTCATTAGCTAAAGACGCTGCACTCGGGCCAATTAGGG AACTGGGCCCAGAACAAGTCAAGAGCATGGCTGCAAGCGAG ATGCGGAACATCCGGTTTAAGGACTTTGAGGATTCCCTAAAGCGTATTAAACCCAGCGTGAGCCCGCAGACACTTAGCCTGTACGCTCAGTGGAACAAAGACTTCGGTGACACAACCGCTTTCTGA